The region CGCGGGCAGGCCGAGCAGCGAGAACTCGGCGTCGAGGAAGCCCAGATCGAAGGGCGCGTTGTGGATGATCAGCTCGGCGCCTTGCACGAAGTCGCGCAACGCGTTCGCGATCTCGGCGAACTTCGGCTTGTCGCGCAGGAATTCGGTCGTGAGCCCGTGCACCGCGAGCGCGCCGGGATCGCTGTCGCGCTCCGGGTTCACGTAGAAGTGCAGGTTGTTGCCGGTGAGGCGCCGGTTCAACAGTTCGACGCAGCCGATTTCGATGATGCGGTCGCCGGTGCGGGCGTTGAGGCCGGTGGTTTCGGTGTCGAGAATAATCTGGCGCATGTCGGTGAAACGTGAGTCGGGTGGGGCGGAGAAACGAAACGGGTGGGTGCGGCGGGTCAGGCCTGGGCGAGCGACGCGACGCCCTGGTTCGCGAGCGCGTCGGCGCGCTCGTTCTCCGGGTGGCCGGCGTGGCCCTTGACCCAGCGCCATTCGACCTCGTGCTGCGCGACGAGCGCGTCGAGGCGCTTCCAGAGGTCGGCGTTCTTGACGGGCGCCTTCGCGGCCGTCACCCAGCCTTTCTTCTTCCAGCCGTGGATCCATTCGCTGATGCCTTTCTGCACATACTGCGAATCGGTGTGGACGACCAGCTTGCACGGGCGCTTGAGCGCCTCGAGCGCGGCGATCACGCCCATCAGTTCCATCCGGTTGTTGGTGGTGTTGGGCTCGCCGCCGAACAGTTCCTTTTCCTGGTCGCCGTAGCGCAGCAGCGCACCCCAGCCGCCAGGGCCGGGATTGCCCTTGCAGGCGCCGTCGGTGTAAATGTCGATGATTTGCTGGGTCATGAATGTTCTTGATGGGTGGTGGGGCTTGCCGCGGGCGACAGGCCGGCGGCGAGCACGGGTTTCTTGACCCTGAGCGGGCCGACGAGGCGCATGCCGCGCACGCGCTTGATCGCGGTCACCATGTAGACCGCGCCGAAGATCGGCCACCAGCGGTCGCCCGCGGCTTCCATGAAGGCGTAGCGGGCGAGCCACTGGTCGGTGGCGAGGGGCGGCCGGTAGCAGCCGAAGCGGCCGCGTTCGAGGTCGAAGCCGAGCAGCTTGATCCAGTCCTTGAGCCGGATGAACGCGATCTGGTCGCAGGTGGCCGGCACGAACGGCCGGTTCGCCATGCGGCCGAACGACTGGCGCGCGCCCCACAGGCTCAGCGAATTGAAGCCGGTGATCACGAGCTGGCCTTCCGGCATCAGCACGCGCTCCGCCTCGCGCAGCAGGCGGTGCGGATCCGCGGTGAATTCGAGCGTGTGCGGCATCACGATCAGGTCGACGCTCTGCGATTCGAACGGCAGGTCGAGCAGGTCGCTCCACACCGTGCTGCGTCCCGCCGGCGCGTGCGTGGCGCCGTGCGCCTCGCGCGCCCAGGGCGGGTGGAACGGCGCGCTCGCGCCGCTCGCCGGGTCGAGCACGAGCGCGCGCCCCGGCATGCGGTTCTCGCGCAGGGCGTCGAGCTGCGGCAGGCCGAGCTGGAGCGCGTGGAAGCCGAACACGTCGGAGACGATGCGGTCGAGCTGCGCCTGTTCCCAGTCGAGCACGTAGCGGCCCGGCGGGGATGCGGTCCAGGCGGGCCAGTCTATAATTGGACGGTCAGACATATCAATGGTTGCGCGCCCCATGAACGAGCTGGAATACGTGCCGGTGCCGGCATTCGAGGACAACTACATCTGGCTCGTGTCGGACGGCCGCAACGCGGTCGCCGTCGATCCGGGCGAAGCCGGCCCGGTTCGCCGCTGTCTCGGCGAGCGGGGCTGGCGGCTGACCGCTATTTTACTCACGCACCACCATGCCGACCATGTCGGCGGCGTCGCCGATCTGCTCGCGAGCCAGCCGGACGACTTGCCGCTGGCCGTCTACGGCCCGGCCGGCGAGGCGATCGCGCATCTCACGCAGCGCGTCGCGGGCGGCGACGCGGTACGCATCGAGGCGCCCGCGCTGCACCTCGAGGTGCTCGACGTGCCGGGCCACACGAGCGGCCACGTGGCGTACTACCAGCGCGCGGACGACGCGCGCCGCACGCCGCACGTAGGCACGCCGCACGTGTTCTGCGGCGACACCTTGTTCTCGTGCGGCTGCGGCCGACTGTTCGAGGGCACGCCCGCGCAGATGCTCGCGTCGCTCGATGCGCTCGCCGCGCTGCCCGGCGCGACCGAGGTGCACTGCGCGCACGAATATACGCTGTCGAACATCCGCTTCGCGCTCGCCTGCGAGCCGGACAACGCCGCGCTCGCCGCCTGGCGCGACGACGCGCAGGCGCGCCGCGCGCGCGGCGTGCCGACGCTGCCGACGACGATCGCGCACGAGCGGGCGGTGAATCCGTTCCTGCGCGCCGACAGCCCGGCGATCCGCGCCGCGCTCGAAGCGGAATTGCATGAAACAGTGCCGGATCGATTGGCGGCTTTCACGCTGATGCGGGCGTGGAAGAACCGATTCCGATGAACGGGGGCGGGCGGGCCGAAGCTCATCCCGAATCTCCAGAATCGGCCCCAAATACAGGATTTATTGGGTTTTTCGGCGTTTTTATTGACGTGAACGGCGCACTTCCGTACTATCGCCTGCAATTTCCAGCCGTTGGAAGCCGAGATTTTTTCATGCGATTTATCCTCAGTGCGCTCCTGGTCCTCATGCTCGCCGCGTGCGCGAGCCCGGGGCCCACGGCCCAAAGTCCCGCCGCCGCTTCCGATCCGCAAGCCGCCTCGAATTTCCTCCGCAAGTCCGCGACCGCCAAGGAGACCGTCGACGTCGACAAGCAGTCCGTCGTCGACCTGACGACCGCCGACACCGATCTGTGGGCGCGGATCCGCCGCGGTTTCCAGATGCCGGACCTGCAGACCGATCTGGTCGACATGCAGACCACCTGGTACACGCAGCGTCCCGACTACGTGCAGCGGATGACCGAGCGGTCGCAGAAATACCTGTACCACATCGTCGAGGAGCTGGAGGCGCGGCACATGCCGACCGAGCTTGCGCTGCTGCCGTTCATCGAATCGGCGTACAACCCGCAGGCGCTGTCGGTCGCGAAGGCGGCGGGGATGTGGCAGTTCATCCCGGGCACCGGGCGCACCTACAACCTGAAGCAGAACATGTGGCAGGACGAGCGGCGCGACGTGCTCGCGTCGACGAGCGCCGCGCTCGACTACCTGTCGCGCCTGCATGAC is a window of Burkholderia sp. FERM BP-3421 DNA encoding:
- the rnhA gene encoding ribonuclease HI, with translation MTQQIIDIYTDGACKGNPGPGGWGALLRYGDQEKELFGGEPNTTNNRMELMGVIAALEALKRPCKLVVHTDSQYVQKGISEWIHGWKKKGWVTAAKAPVKNADLWKRLDALVAQHEVEWRWVKGHAGHPENERADALANQGVASLAQA
- the gloB gene encoding hydroxyacylglutathione hydrolase, whose translation is MNELEYVPVPAFEDNYIWLVSDGRNAVAVDPGEAGPVRRCLGERGWRLTAILLTHHHADHVGGVADLLASQPDDLPLAVYGPAGEAIAHLTQRVAGGDAVRIEAPALHLEVLDVPGHTSGHVAYYQRADDARRTPHVGTPHVFCGDTLFSCGCGRLFEGTPAQMLASLDALAALPGATEVHCAHEYTLSNIRFALACEPDNAALAAWRDDAQARRARGVPTLPTTIAHERAVNPFLRADSPAIRAALEAELHETVPDRLAAFTLMRAWKNRFR
- a CDS encoding class I SAM-dependent methyltransferase — protein: MSDRPIIDWPAWTASPPGRYVLDWEQAQLDRIVSDVFGFHALQLGLPQLDALRENRMPGRALVLDPASGASAPFHPPWAREAHGATHAPAGRSTVWSDLLDLPFESQSVDLIVMPHTLEFTADPHRLLREAERVLMPEGQLVITGFNSLSLWGARQSFGRMANRPFVPATCDQIAFIRLKDWIKLLGFDLERGRFGCYRPPLATDQWLARYAFMEAAGDRWWPIFGAVYMVTAIKRVRGMRLVGPLRVKKPVLAAGLSPAASPTTHQEHS